A genomic stretch from Candidatus Nitrososphaera gargensis Ga9.2 includes:
- a CDS encoding ArsB/NhaD family transporter, whose product MQEYIALGVFAVVYTLIIGRRRFGVPIWAAMLIGAALMIGLQVIGVEAAFMSVNLDVIAFLFGMFSIVSALDRAGVLRRVAIRMLAVAKTPDRLLMAFVVGMGLLAAFLVNDTIALLGIPLVVYVARHAGIRPVVLLIALAFGITVGSVMTPVGNPQNLLIAIESGILMPFTTFLVQLAAPTIVNLFMTYAILKVYYRKEIKLNYQLSAIELAENTDRVYSPRLAKISIAVLVATIAGFIVSEALHFLGIVEFSLSTVAMLGSAAIYAVSDQRREIMKSVDYSVLVFFGGMFVVTSALWSSGAVSLLFMNYIPTPDPADPVQSATVISAASIGISQVLSNVPFVALYNFVMTDSGFTGQHVDQWMMLAAASTIAGNLTILGAASNIIIIEAAESRGVTAFSFLEFFKVGSIVTAANLAVYYVFIVLI is encoded by the coding sequence ATGCAGGAGTACATTGCCCTTGGCGTCTTTGCGGTAGTGTACACACTGATAATCGGCCGGAGACGCTTTGGCGTCCCAATATGGGCCGCCATGCTGATAGGCGCCGCGCTCATGATCGGCCTGCAGGTGATCGGCGTTGAAGCCGCGTTCATGTCGGTCAACCTTGACGTCATCGCATTCCTGTTTGGCATGTTCAGCATAGTCTCTGCGTTGGACAGGGCCGGAGTCCTTAGGCGCGTGGCGATCAGGATGCTTGCGGTAGCCAAGACCCCTGACAGGCTCTTGATGGCTTTTGTTGTTGGAATGGGGCTGCTTGCCGCATTTCTAGTCAACGACACGATAGCGCTGCTTGGAATCCCCCTTGTTGTCTATGTCGCAAGGCACGCCGGCATTAGGCCGGTAGTATTGCTGATAGCGCTTGCCTTTGGCATCACGGTAGGGAGCGTCATGACCCCGGTAGGCAACCCGCAGAACCTGCTCATTGCAATAGAGAGCGGCATCCTAATGCCCTTTACGACGTTTCTGGTGCAGCTGGCGGCGCCTACCATAGTCAACCTGTTTATGACCTACGCAATACTGAAGGTGTATTATCGCAAGGAGATCAAGTTGAACTATCAATTGAGTGCCATTGAGCTTGCGGAAAATACGGACAGGGTCTACAGCCCGCGCCTTGCCAAGATTTCAATTGCTGTCCTTGTCGCGACGATCGCCGGCTTTATCGTCTCAGAGGCGCTGCACTTTCTTGGTATCGTCGAGTTTAGCCTGAGCACAGTGGCGATGCTGGGGTCTGCCGCTATTTACGCAGTGAGCGACCAGAGAAGGGAGATAATGAAGAGCGTCGACTACTCGGTGCTGGTATTCTTTGGCGGCATGTTTGTCGTCACCTCTGCGCTCTGGTCATCCGGCGCGGTGTCGCTGTTGTTCATGAACTACATTCCCACTCCGGACCCTGCAGACCCGGTGCAGAGCGCGACCGTAATATCGGCTGCAAGCATCGGGATAAGCCAAGTGCTGAGCAACGTCCCATTTGTAGCGCTCTATAACTTTGTGATGACAGACAGCGGTTTTACAGGCCAGCACGTGGATCAGTGGATGATGCTGGCAGCGGCGAGCACAATAGCCGGCAACCTCACGATACTCGGCGCGGCAAGCAACATCATTATCATAGAGGCTGCCGAGTCGCGCGGCGTCACCGCGTTTTCATTTCTGGAATTCTTTAAGGTTGGGAGCATCGTGACTGCAGCTAACCTAGCAGTGTATTATGTGTTCATTGTCCTGATCTAG
- a CDS encoding alcohol dehydrogenase catalytic domain-containing protein, with protein sequence MAEKMRAMVLTKLAPIETRPLKLMSIDRPVAKGRNELMIEIEACGVCRSNLHLIEGDWKRFGAPSHLPVVPGHEVVGVVKQVGSGVKKIKVGDRVGIQPLFSSCLQCEYCTTGKENLCESAEITGETVQGGYAEYISALEEFVTPIPDNLDSEHAAPLFCPGITAYKAVKASEPAAGRTVGIFGIGGVGHLAIQIAKMQGARVIAMSRAKKHLDLSKKLGADNVIVYQDSQGQFLKNLKKEEGGLLDSAIVFAPSDKVIDTAIKSVKKGGTIVLGVLGNVSDFPTFEEKIVKGSVIGTMKDMAELVSLASSSGLKVVIETHKLEEANEVLARLKKSQVEARAVLVP encoded by the coding sequence ATGGCAGAAAAAATGCGGGCAATGGTCCTGACAAAGCTTGCCCCAATAGAAACCCGGCCGCTGAAATTGATGTCGATTGACAGACCCGTGGCAAAGGGCAGAAACGAACTGATGATAGAGATAGAGGCGTGCGGCGTCTGCCGGTCAAACCTGCACCTTATAGAAGGCGATTGGAAAAGGTTTGGCGCGCCTTCGCACCTGCCAGTGGTTCCCGGCCACGAAGTGGTGGGCGTGGTCAAGCAGGTTGGCAGTGGCGTGAAAAAGATCAAGGTAGGCGACAGGGTAGGAATCCAGCCGCTTTTCAGCTCTTGTCTTCAGTGCGAATACTGCACTACCGGCAAAGAGAACCTTTGTGAGAGCGCCGAGATAACAGGAGAGACAGTACAGGGTGGCTACGCCGAGTACATTTCTGCGCTAGAAGAGTTTGTCACGCCGATCCCGGACAATCTGGACTCAGAGCATGCCGCTCCGCTATTTTGCCCCGGCATAACAGCGTACAAGGCAGTCAAGGCAAGCGAGCCGGCGGCAGGCAGAACAGTCGGCATTTTTGGCATCGGAGGCGTCGGCCACCTAGCAATACAGATAGCCAAGATGCAGGGTGCAAGGGTAATAGCAATGTCAAGGGCGAAAAAGCATCTTGATCTGTCAAAAAAGCTGGGCGCAGACAATGTCATTGTCTACCAAGATTCGCAGGGGCAGTTTCTGAAAAACCTGAAAAAGGAGGAAGGAGGGCTCCTTGACAGCGCAATAGTCTTTGCGCCCTCTGACAAAGTGATAGATACCGCCATCAAGTCTGTCAAAAAGGGTGGCACCATCGTGCTGGGCGTGCTTGGCAATGTCTCTGATTTTCCGACGTTTGAAGAAAAGATAGTGAAAGGGAGCGTCATCGGCACAATGAAGGACATGGCCGAGCTGGTCAGTTTGGCAAGCAGTTCCGGCCTGAAAGTGGTTATTGAGACTCACAAGCTGGAAGAAGCTAATGAAGTATTGGCAAGGCTCAAAAAGTCGCAGGTAGAGGCCCGCGCAGTTCTGGTTCCCTAG
- a CDS encoding NUDIX hydrolase: MKKGWECLETKEVFKAGDGKTVYIELYQDRVRTPKGNVLTYTKYHASDVVIVVPFIDRQTLLMIRQFRYPIGKVLLEFPAGHVENKEDPLDTAKRELEEETGYRARKVEYVYSYHPAVSRTRQSVHIFRATDLARASATKHDGGEQISMRKVTVKQLRQLITKRKVENAGTLIAYLLCCTMKTSSGRRR, from the coding sequence ATGAAAAAAGGCTGGGAGTGCCTTGAAACCAAAGAGGTGTTCAAGGCCGGCGACGGCAAGACTGTCTATATCGAGTTGTATCAGGATAGGGTCAGGACGCCAAAGGGCAATGTCCTAACCTATACAAAATACCATGCTTCAGACGTGGTTATAGTCGTGCCATTCATTGATAGGCAGACGCTTCTTATGATAAGGCAGTTCCGCTACCCAATTGGCAAGGTGCTGCTAGAGTTTCCGGCCGGCCATGTTGAAAACAAAGAGGACCCACTTGACACCGCCAAGCGGGAGCTTGAAGAGGAGACAGGATACAGGGCAAGAAAGGTCGAATACGTCTACAGCTACCACCCGGCTGTGAGCCGGACAAGGCAGTCTGTGCATATCTTCAGGGCGACCGATCTGGCAAGGGCGAGTGCGACCAAGCACGATGGCGGCGAGCAGATCAGCATGAGAAAAGTTACGGTCAAGCAGTTGCGCCAGTTGATAACAAAAAGAAAAGTGGAAAACGCCGGCACCCTGATCGCGTACCTGCTATGCTGTACAATGAAAACAAGTAGCGGGAGGAGGCGATGA
- a CDS encoding helix-turn-helix domain-containing protein — translation MTDDQNNSNNLECRLSGRTLQVYLYLQKKKEASRIREVQRDLGLSSPSVAEYQVEKLVEMGLAGRDSYGRVFVTRKVKVKALESYVNFGRFTVPRLAFYASIFTAIAALYAVFNFNSLNVYDVAVPAGAAAIFWFEAWKLWKYSLFEKAKKPAERDYFWASLMPGLAALAVFIAGTFFLFYYVEPSGLVSTAPPPADPNALPFQSAPQSPLTVDDLPAPQRNTGGDLPWLGFSPLQITILLFAGALVAGFVVYLMVKYRCDRGVLVSEQEWN, via the coding sequence ATGACCGACGATCAGAACAACAGCAATAACCTTGAGTGCAGGCTTTCGGGCAGGACGCTGCAGGTCTACCTTTATTTGCAGAAAAAGAAAGAGGCCTCCAGAATTAGAGAAGTGCAGCGCGATCTCGGGCTGTCAAGCCCTAGCGTGGCCGAGTACCAGGTTGAAAAGCTGGTAGAAATGGGGCTTGCCGGGCGGGACAGCTATGGTAGGGTCTTTGTCACAAGAAAAGTCAAGGTCAAAGCGCTTGAGTCATATGTCAACTTTGGCCGCTTTACAGTGCCGCGCCTTGCGTTTTACGCAAGCATCTTTACCGCGATCGCTGCATTGTATGCTGTTTTCAATTTTAATTCGCTGAACGTCTATGATGTTGCAGTGCCAGCCGGCGCTGCTGCCATTTTCTGGTTTGAAGCGTGGAAGCTATGGAAGTACAGCCTGTTTGAAAAGGCGAAAAAGCCGGCCGAACGTGATTACTTTTGGGCGTCTCTCATGCCGGGCCTTGCAGCCCTTGCAGTGTTTATAGCTGGCACCTTTTTCCTGTTCTACTACGTCGAGCCAAGCGGCCTCGTCTCGACGGCCCCGCCACCTGCAGATCCAAACGCTCTGCCGTTCCAGTCAGCACCCCAAAGCCCGCTGACGGTTGACGACCTTCCAGCACCGCAGAGGAATACTGGTGGCGACCTTCCTTGGCTTGGCTTCTCGCCTCTGCAAATTACGATCCTGTTGTTTGCCGGCGCGCTCGTAGCCGGCTTTGTGGTCTACTTGATGGTCAAGTACCGCTGCGACAGGGGCGTTCTAGTGTCAGAACAGGAATGGAACTAG
- a CDS encoding DUF7144 family membrane protein: MDRPTGVTIIAVLMAIAGIVMIIAGISALAFAPFIPIAVPSQDLPAGLSMTMLGGIAVASGAFMLALGIAGLVISYGLFKGNGWAWTAAVVLSIIGIATSVLAIVTGNFGSVISLIINGVILYYLYRPHVKAYFGKAVSAPASDTTAA, translated from the coding sequence ATGGATAGACCCACCGGGGTCACGATAATCGCAGTCCTTATGGCCATAGCCGGTATTGTAATGATAATAGCAGGCATTAGCGCTCTTGCCTTTGCGCCTTTTATCCCGATAGCAGTCCCAAGCCAAGACCTCCCGGCCGGCCTGTCTATGACTATGCTGGGCGGCATAGCAGTGGCGTCAGGCGCGTTCATGCTTGCGCTTGGGATCGCTGGCCTTGTGATATCGTATGGCCTTTTCAAGGGAAACGGGTGGGCGTGGACAGCCGCGGTGGTACTGTCAATCATTGGTATAGCCACGTCAGTCTTGGCTATAGTGACTGGCAACTTTGGCAGCGTGATAAGCTTGATAATCAACGGCGTGATACTGTACTACCTTTACAGGCCGCACGTCAAGGCTTATTTTGGCAAGGCTGTCTCCGCTCCTGCGTCGGACACGACAGCGGCTTGA